Below is a genomic region from Enterobacter hormaechei subsp. xiangfangensis.
GCATGGCAATGCGCAGCCGGGGCAGCTTCAGCTGCTGTCTGCCCATCCTGCCCATCGTCTGCACAGCCAGCTCAACTATTCGGCTCTGCGCGAGCAGTATGCGGTGGCGGGTCGTGAGCCGATCGCGCTGAACAGCGATGACGCAAAGGCGCGGGGGATTAACGACGGCGATCTCGTTCGGGTCTGGAACGCGCGCGGGCAGGTGCTGGCAGGCGCCGTGGTGAGTGACGGGATCCGCCCTGGCGTTTTCTGCATTCATCAGGGCGCATGGCCGGATCTGGCGCTGGACGAGGGCGGTATTTGTAAGAACGGCGCCGTAAACGTGCTGACCAAAGATCTCCCCAGCTCGAAGCTGGGGAATGGCTGCGCGGGGAATACGGCGCTGGCATGGGTGGAGAAATATGAGGGGCCGGCGCTTACCCTTACGGCGTTTGATCCGCCTGCCAGCTCATGATCCACGTCGGGTGTTGGGTATCATCCTGCCAGGCGCTGTCTTCGATGCGAAAACCCTGAGCATGATAGAAATTCACCGCCCGCACGTTTTTCTGGTACACCTCCAGGGTTAAATACGGGTAGTGCTGCTGAACGTGGTTCAGCAGCGCACGCCCAATCCCCTTTCCGATGAACGCCGGGGCGACAAACAGCGCCCCCACGAACTGGAACTGCATGACGCTGATAAAACCGCACAGGGTACCGTTTTCTTCCCAGACCCAGGTCTCGGCGGCGGGAAGGTATTCATCCCGCACTACCGCTTCATTCGCTTGCCAGTAACTTGCGTCGATAAACGGATGCGCCTCGGTGGTGCTCTCCAGCCACAGACTCAAAAGCGGCGCGGTG
It encodes:
- a CDS encoding N-acetyltransferase, which codes for MIRKWQSENTAPLLSLWLESTTEAHPFIDASYWQANEAVVRDEYLPAAETWVWEENGTLCGFISVMQFQFVGALFVAPAFIGKGIGRALLNHVQQHYPYLTLEVYQKNVRAVNFYHAQGFRIEDSAWQDDTQHPTWIMSWQADQTP